The proteins below are encoded in one region of Acanthochromis polyacanthus isolate Apoly-LR-REF ecotype Palm Island chromosome 4, KAUST_Apoly_ChrSc, whole genome shotgun sequence:
- the jak3 gene encoding tyrosine-protein kinase JAK2, with product MSMDLSEEESTPLVIRDRGGSQRSSSSSASTLQVHLYFFPGTKEATTIHISSGQISAENVCIQAGKKCGILPVYQSLFGLASADLSFWYPPSHMFDPDENLQVHFRVRFFFGNWFEQGPRTSCRYSLTRDRVNPVLDYSVIDYLFAQLRSDFIGSEAGLAPPLSAQEECLGLAVLDLWRMAKERHQSVREVCRTVSYKSCLPKSHRHDIQKRNRLDRYRIRNTLKHFLRKLGDCSIDECSLKLKYLIELAGIEPSLGSETFQVNHTSSHSMSTFSFVRVTGETGIQTSGSCHSVGALEWHTFCDFQEIIDIGIRRVCHEQVLQDSRMVTITRKDDKCFEAKFQTLKEALSFVSLVDGYFRLTTDSSHFFCQDIAPPSILEQINNHCHGPITSEFAVHKLKKSGYKGGTFLLRQSPKYYDNFFLTVCVQTPLGLDYKDCLIIKNENYSLPGVHKSFSSLRELTSYYQHNKLLLAEVPVKLARCCPPRPKELTNLIIIRSSSSVEGQGSPAPERNKFSHIQFHMIKYNDLKWDESLGQGSFTRIFKGYKIDIRDGEKHMTEVLLKELDAVHKNCWESLFEAASLMSQISHKHLLLVYGVSVHGVKNIMVQEFVKYGALDLYLKRGRSVSVSWKLDVAKQLASALNFLEEKNIVHGNICAKNLLLAREGDPSQGTSPFIKLSDPGISVAMLGKDVILDRIPWVAPELLEAPDDLTLECDKWSFGATLWEIFNNGNSPLRGWNLDEKRTFYESFQQLPPSQWTELADLISQCMDYQAAVRPSCRSIIRQLNSLITSDYVILHATEPVTQSPVCRVLSPAQHDQTLLEERHLRYISPLGKGNFGCVELCRYDPLGDNTGELVAVKKLQPNKQSTLEDFQKEVNTLSVLYCDYIVKYRGVCYSMGRLSMSLVMEYLPYGSLIGYLENNRHNINTRKMLLFASQICKGMEYLQTLRYVHRDLAARNILVASESLVKIADFGLTKVIPCNKEYYRVTQPGESPIFWYAPESISESRFSHKSDVWSFGVVLHELFSYCDVNYNPKRLYMQMIGHSVQGTTVSMHLTDMLKNERRLPAPPNCPPKVFSLMKQCWAYSFDERPCFSNLGDQIETIMQDERENLKG from the exons ATGTCCATGGATCTCAGTGAGGAAGAGTCAACTCCTCTGGTGATCAGAGACCGAGGAGGCAGCCAGAGGTCCAGTTCAAGCTCAGCCTCCACATTGCAAGTCCACCTCTACTTCTTCCCTGGAACAAAGGAGGCAACAACAATACACATTTCATCTGGACAGATATCTGCTGAGAACGTCTGCATCCAAGCAGggaaaaaatgtg GAATCTTACCAGTATACCAAAGTCTATTTGGTTTGGCATCTGCTGACCTCTCATTTTGGTATCCTCCATCACACATGTTTGACCCAGATGAAAACTTACAAGTTCACTTTAGAGTAAG GTTTTTCTTTGGAAACTGGTTTGAACAGGGACCCAGAACATCGTGTCGCTACAGTCTGACCAGAGACAGAGTCAACCCAGTGCTTGACTACAGTGTCATTGATTATCTTTTTGCTCAG TTGCGAAGTGACTTCATTGGCAGTGAGGCGGGACTAGCTCCACCTTTGAGTGCCCAGGAGGAATGTCTCGGCCTCGCAGTGCTGGACTTGTGGAGGATGGCTAAAGAGCGGCATCAGAGTGTACGAGAGGTCTGCAGGACTGTCAG CTACAAGTCTTGCCTTCCCAAGTCCCATCGCCACGACATCCAGAAACGAAACCGCCTGGATCGTTATCGAATCCGAAACACCCTCAAGCACTTCCTAAGGAAGCTTGGTGACTGCTCAATAGATGAGTGCAGCTTGAAGCTGAAGTACCTGATCGAACTAGCTGGCATTGAGCCCTCTCTGGGAAGCGAAACCTTCCAAGTGAATCACACTTCTTCCCACTCCATGTCAACATTCTCTTTTGTGCGGGTCACTGGAGAAACTGGAATTCAAACCAGTGGAAGCTGTCATTCTGTTGGTGCCCTG GAGTGGCACACCTTTTGTGATTTCCAGGAAATCATTGACATCGGGATAAGGAGGGTCTGCCATGAGCAGGTTCTTCAAGACAGCAGGATGGTGACAATAACGCGAAAGGACGACAAATGCTTT GAGGCCAAGTTCCAGACTCTCAAAGAAGCACTTTCGTTTGTGTCACTTGTTGATGGCTACTTCAGACTGACCACAGACTCAAGTCACTTCTTCTGCCAAGACATCGCACCGCCAAGTATTCTGGAACAAATCAACAACCACTGTCATGGCCCGATCAC ATCAGAGTTTGCAGTACACAAGTTGAAAAAGTCAGGATATAAAGGTGGCACCTTCCTTCTACGACAGAGTCCCAAGTACTACGAcaattttttcctcactgtttgTGTTCAG ACCCCACTTGGACTTGATTATAAAGACTGTCTCATCATAAAGAATGAGAACTACAGTCTTCCTGGTGTCCACAAATCATTTTCCAGTCTAAGAGAGCTCACTAGTTATTACCAACACAACAAGCTGCTGCTGGCTGAAGTACCGGTCAAGTTGGCTCGCTGCTGTCCACCCCGACCCAAAG aGCTCACAAATCTGATCATCATACGCAGCAGCAGCTCCGTAGAAGGTCAGGGTTCTCCGGCACCTGAAAGGAACAAATTCAGTCACATCCAGTTCCACATGATCAAATATAACGACCTGAAGTGG GACGAAAGCCTCGGACAGGGCTCCTTTACTCGAATTTTTAAAGGCTACAAAATTGATATTCGTGATGGAGAGAAACACATGACTGAAGTTCTACTGAAAGAGCTGGATGCTGTTCATAAGAACTGCTGGGAG tCATTGTTTGAAGCAGCCAGCTTGATGAGCCAGATTTCACACAAACACCTGCTACTCGTTTATGGTGTTAGTGTTCATGGAGTGAAAA ACATCATGGTGCAGGAGTTTGTCAAGTACGGGGCCCTCGACCTTTACTTGAAAAGAGGCAGATCTGTGTCGGTGAGCTGGAAACTTGACGTTGCCAAACAGCTCGCATCTGCCCTCAACTTTCTG GAAGAGAAAAACATTGTTCATGGAAATATTTGTGccaaaaacctgctgctggCCAGAGAAGGCGACCCCTCTCAGGGCACATCTCCTTTCATCAAGCTGAGCGATCCGGGAATCAGTGTGGCCATGCTGGGCAAGGATG TCATCCTGGACAGGATCCCCTGGGTGGCCCCCGAGTTGCTGGAGGCTCCAGATGATCTGACCCTGGAGTGTGATAAGTGGAGCTTTGGTGCCACATTGTGGGAGATCTTCAACAATGGAAACTCCCCGCTGCGAGGCTGGAACCTGGATGAG AAGCGGACGTTTTATGAGAGCTTCCAGCAGCTGCCTCCGTCCCAGTGGACAGAGCTGGCGGACCTGATCAGTCAGTGTATGGACTACCAGGCCGCCGTCAGACCTTCCTGTCGCAGTATCATCCGTCAGCTCAACAGCCTCATCACTTCAG ACTATGTGATCCTTCATGCCACTGAGCCGGTCACTCAGAGTCCCGTCTGCAGAGTCCTCAGTCCTGCTCAGCACGACCAGACATTGCTGGAGGAGAGACACTTGCGCTACATTTCCCCACTGGGCAAA GGGAACTTTGGCTGTGTTGAACTTTGTCGCTACGACCCGCTGGGCGACAACACCGGCGAGCTGGTGGCCGTGAAGAAGCTGCAGCCCAACAAGCAGTCGACCCTGGAGGACTTCCAAAAGGAGGTCAACACCCTGAGCGTTTTATACTGCGACTACATCGTCAAATACAGAGGAGTCTGCTACAGCATgg GTCGCCTCAGCATGAGTTTAGTGATGGAGTACCTCCCTTATGGCAGCCTCATTGGCTACTTGGAGAATAACCGACACAACATCAACACCAGGAAGATGCTGCTTTTTGCTTCTCAGATCTGTAAG GGGATGGAGTACCTGCAGACTCTGCGTTATGTCCACCGAGACCTCGCAGCCAGAAATATCCTCGTGGCCAGTGAGTCGCTGGTGAAGATCGCTGATTTTGGGTTGACCAAAGTTATTCCTTGCAACAAGGAGTACTACCGCGTCACACAGCCGGGAGAGAGCCCCATCTTCTG GTACGCTCCAGAGTCCATCAGTGAGTCCAGATTCTCCCACAAATCAGACGTCTGGAGTTTCGGTGTGGTTCTTCATGAGCTCTTCTCCTATTGTGACGTGAACTATAATCCAAAAaga CTATACATGCAGATGATCGGACACAGCGTGCAGGGTACGACCGTCTCAATGCATCTGACAGATATGCTAAAGAACGAGCGGAGGCTGCCAGCTCCTCCAAACTGTCCAccaaag GTGTTCAGTCTGATGAAGCAGTGTTGGGCCTACAGCTTCGATGAGCGCCCGTGTTTCTCCAACCTGGGAGACCAAATTGAGACTATCATGCAGGATGAAAGAGAAAACCTGAAAGGCTGA